One genomic segment of Stenotrophomonas sp. 704A1 includes these proteins:
- a CDS encoding glutathione S-transferase, whose translation MQYALYYWTGIQGRGEFVRLALEDAGADYIDMARVHGDAVIQPFLDGSSEGPRPFAPPFLKAGRQVIAQVAAILDFLGPTLDLVPQAASRRMQALQLQLTIADLVAEVHDTHHPIAASKYYEDQKSEASARAASLRSERLPKYLGYFEQVLAANGGRHALREHSYVDLSLFQLLSGLDYMFPRRMQALAPTLPLLRAVQERVAKRPTIAAYLASKRRLPFNTQGIFRHYPELDSER comes from the coding sequence ATGCAGTACGCGCTGTATTACTGGACCGGCATCCAGGGCCGTGGCGAATTCGTGCGCCTGGCACTGGAAGATGCCGGCGCCGACTACATCGACATGGCGCGGGTGCACGGCGATGCGGTGATACAGCCGTTTCTCGATGGCAGCAGCGAAGGACCACGGCCCTTCGCGCCACCGTTCCTGAAGGCGGGCCGCCAGGTCATCGCGCAGGTCGCGGCCATCCTCGATTTCCTCGGCCCGACGCTGGACCTGGTGCCGCAGGCGGCCTCGCGGCGAATGCAGGCGCTGCAGCTGCAGCTGACCATCGCCGACCTGGTGGCCGAGGTGCACGACACCCATCACCCGATCGCCGCCTCGAAGTACTACGAGGATCAGAAGAGCGAAGCCAGCGCACGCGCCGCGTCACTGCGCAGCGAACGGCTGCCGAAGTACCTGGGTTACTTCGAGCAGGTGCTGGCAGCCAATGGCGGCCGCCATGCACTGCGCGAGCATTCCTACGTGGATCTGTCGCTGTTCCAGCTGCTGAGCGGGCTGGACTACATGTTCCCGCGCCGCATGCAGGCATTGGCGCCCACCCTGCCCCTGCTGCGCGCGGTGCAGGAGCGGGTGGCGAAACGACCGACCATCGCCGCCTACCTGGCTTCGAAGCGCCGGTTGCCGTTCAACACCCAGGGCATCTTCCGCCATTACCCGGAGCTGGATTCCGAACGGTAG
- a CDS encoding thiamine pyrophosphate-dependent enzyme — MSKRVAEIVVDTLQQAGVRRCYGIVGDTLNHVTDALHGSEIAWVHVRHEEVAAFAAGADSLVSGELTACAGSCGPGGLHFINGIFESNRNRAPMVLIASQVVTSELGMEFPQEVDFKAVYGCCTVFCEQVHSPAQARRVVALACQAAISRRGVAVVILPADISEAEVKHDVPFSVHYTQPVLRPSDAELQQIAELLGQGKRVGIYAGAGCQGAHAQLLELARRLQAPVAHTSRAKDFVEPDNPYNMGMTGIFGIESGFHTLMECDTLLLLGADFAWGQFYPDKATIIQVDRDGSHLGRRHPVNLGVVGDIAPTLDALLPMLPPREDSSFLDECIERRDKALKKREQEEQPGEGELIHPQHLTALLSKYATDDALFTADGGSPMVWVLRHVRVNGRRRTLTSLLHGTMANAMPQALGLQKAFPGRQVISLSGDGGLAMLLGDLLTAVQENLPIKVVVFNNGSLNFVELEQKVEGLLDNYTDLKNPDFGRLAEVIGFHGRTVTRSEDLEDAVQDFLAQRGPALLDVHTSRAELVMPPQIEAKQVAGTALYAAKAVLNGRFDDVKHLLVDNFLKK; from the coding sequence ATGAGCAAGCGCGTGGCAGAGATTGTGGTGGACACCCTGCAGCAGGCCGGCGTCCGTCGTTGCTACGGCATCGTCGGCGATACGCTCAACCATGTGACCGACGCGCTGCATGGCAGTGAGATCGCCTGGGTGCACGTACGCCACGAAGAAGTGGCCGCGTTCGCGGCAGGCGCCGACTCGCTGGTGAGTGGCGAACTGACGGCGTGCGCCGGATCCTGCGGCCCCGGCGGCCTGCACTTCATCAACGGCATCTTCGAGAGCAACCGCAACCGCGCGCCGATGGTGCTGATCGCCAGCCAGGTGGTGACCAGCGAGCTGGGCATGGAGTTCCCGCAGGAAGTGGATTTCAAGGCGGTCTATGGCTGCTGCACCGTGTTCTGCGAGCAGGTGCACAGCCCCGCGCAGGCCCGTCGCGTGGTGGCGCTGGCCTGCCAGGCCGCGATCAGCCGGCGTGGCGTGGCGGTGGTGATCCTGCCGGCCGACATCAGCGAGGCCGAGGTGAAGCACGATGTGCCGTTCTCGGTGCATTACACCCAGCCGGTGCTGCGCCCGTCCGACGCCGAGCTGCAGCAGATCGCCGAGCTGCTGGGGCAGGGCAAGCGCGTCGGCATCTATGCCGGCGCCGGCTGCCAGGGGGCGCACGCGCAGCTGCTGGAACTGGCGCGGCGACTGCAGGCGCCGGTGGCACACACCTCGCGGGCGAAGGATTTCGTCGAGCCCGACAACCCGTACAACATGGGCATGACCGGCATCTTCGGCATCGAATCCGGCTTCCATACGCTGATGGAGTGCGACACGCTGCTGCTGCTCGGCGCCGATTTCGCCTGGGGCCAGTTCTATCCGGACAAGGCGACGATCATCCAGGTCGACCGCGATGGCAGCCACCTGGGTCGTCGCCATCCGGTGAACCTGGGCGTGGTCGGTGACATCGCGCCGACGCTGGACGCCCTGCTGCCGATGCTGCCGCCGCGCGAGGACAGCAGCTTCCTGGACGAGTGCATCGAGCGCCGCGACAAGGCATTGAAGAAGCGCGAACAGGAGGAACAGCCGGGTGAGGGCGAGCTGATCCATCCGCAGCACCTGACAGCGCTGCTGTCGAAGTACGCAACGGATGACGCGCTGTTCACCGCCGACGGCGGCTCGCCGATGGTGTGGGTGCTGCGGCATGTCCGGGTGAACGGCCGCCGTCGCACCCTGACCAGCCTGCTGCACGGCACGATGGCCAATGCGATGCCACAGGCGCTTGGCCTGCAGAAGGCGTTCCCCGGGCGCCAGGTGATCTCGCTGTCCGGCGACGGTGGCCTGGCGATGCTGCTCGGTGACCTGCTGACAGCGGTGCAGGAGAACCTGCCGATCAAGGTGGTGGTGTTCAACAACGGCTCGCTGAACTTCGTCGAGCTGGAGCAGAAGGTGGAAGGCCTGCTGGACAACTACACCGACCTGAAGAACCCGGATTTCGGCCGCCTGGCCGAGGTGATCGGCTTCCACGGCCGTACCGTCACCCGCAGCGAGGATCTGGAGGACGCCGTGCAGGATTTCCTGGCCCAGCGCGGTCCGGCGCTGCTGGACGTGCACACCAGCCGTGCCGAGCTGGTGATGCCGCCGCAGATCGAGGCCAAGCAGGTGGCCGGGACGGCGCTGTATGCGGCCAAGGCGGTGTTGAACGGCCGCTTCGACGACGTGAAGCATCTGCTGGTGGACAACTTCCTGAAGAAGTAA
- a CDS encoding SH3 domain-containing protein yields the protein MKHRDPVPGLLLAGLLANLLPGAAQAAGDDAPLRFEAAPGVHVQAEATEDGRIAVLLSPPGRRLTLPGAADADGKSRLSAEDVDFDGLPELVARAPVGMVNEAVAVYRFDPTSGGFRALQAETHGRDNCGGLMGLTVDAATRTLTSSCRSGPMWYTDQYRFSGTQLYLYRSEDVLQLGDTLNAALQPDRSDENGPLAVWRTHDAAGGVLESAIGDGLSAPASGEPLRGQQATVLPARLFLFERPGAASTRRYLLQGDRVEMLDERDGWVKLRYRNPKQGVVEGWINVND from the coding sequence ATGAAACACAGGGATCCTGTGCCTGGCCTGCTGCTGGCAGGCCTGCTGGCGAACCTGCTGCCGGGGGCGGCACAGGCGGCCGGCGACGATGCGCCGCTGCGGTTCGAGGCCGCGCCCGGCGTTCACGTTCAGGCCGAGGCGACGGAGGACGGCCGCATCGCCGTCCTGCTTTCGCCTCCGGGCAGGCGCCTGACCCTGCCGGGCGCCGCCGATGCCGATGGCAAGTCGCGGCTGTCCGCCGAAGACGTGGATTTCGATGGGCTGCCGGAACTGGTCGCGCGCGCGCCGGTGGGCATGGTCAATGAAGCCGTGGCGGTGTATCGGTTCGACCCGACCAGCGGCGGTTTCCGCGCGCTGCAGGCTGAAACCCACGGGCGTGACAACTGCGGCGGCCTGATGGGCCTGACCGTTGATGCGGCCACGCGCACGCTGACCAGCAGCTGCCGCAGCGGGCCGATGTGGTACACCGACCAGTACCGGTTCAGCGGCACGCAGCTCTATCTGTACCGCTCCGAGGACGTGCTGCAGCTGGGCGACACGTTGAACGCCGCGCTGCAGCCGGATCGCAGCGACGAGAACGGCCCGCTGGCGGTCTGGCGCACCCACGATGCTGCCGGCGGCGTGCTGGAAAGCGCCATCGGCGATGGATTGAGCGCACCGGCCAGTGGCGAACCGCTGCGCGGCCAGCAGGCCACGGTGCTGCCCGCGCGCCTGTTCCTGTTTGAACGCCCCGGTGCTGCAAGTACCCGGCGCTATCTGCTGCAGGGCGATCGCGTGGAGATGCTGGATGAGCGGGACGGCTGGGTGAAGCTGCGCTACCGCAACCCGAAACAGGGCGTGGTTGAGGGCTGGATCAACGTCAACGACTGA
- a CDS encoding DUF3574 domain-containing protein: MKHLGLVLAALLATSGCASLSSQAPSAYATTAELKGDAARPSSGHGWVRSELYFGVGEEQGAGDRPQADTISEAQWRSFLDKEVTPRFPDGLTVFDAYGQWLFRGDAAPNRLRTKVLVVLHADTPQRRADIEAIRLAWKQQTKHQSVLWSRQAVDVSF; this comes from the coding sequence ATGAAACACCTTGGTCTCGTCCTTGCCGCGTTGCTGGCCACCAGCGGCTGCGCCAGCCTGTCCTCGCAGGCACCCAGCGCCTATGCCACCACCGCCGAGCTGAAGGGCGATGCCGCGCGCCCGTCCAGCGGCCACGGCTGGGTGCGCAGCGAGCTGTACTTCGGCGTGGGTGAAGAGCAGGGCGCGGGTGACCGGCCGCAGGCGGACACGATCAGCGAAGCGCAGTGGCGCAGCTTCCTGGACAAGGAAGTGACCCCGCGCTTTCCGGATGGCCTGACCGTGTTCGATGCCTACGGGCAGTGGCTGTTCCGTGGCGATGCCGCGCCCAACCGCCTGCGTACCAAGGTGCTGGTGGTGCTGCACGCGGACACCCCGCAGCGTCGCGCCGACATCGAAGCGATCCGGCTGGCCTGGAAACAGCAGACAAAGCACCAGTCAGTGCTGTGGTCGCGGCAGGCGGTTGACGTATCGTTCTGA
- a CDS encoding TonB-dependent receptor plug domain-containing protein translates to MSVRLPASPLGVAIALVLSSTAVPVLAQDATNLDTVIVTGTRAADRTVLESTSPVDVLSAEDIRKAGVVNGELGSALQALLPSFNFPRQSNSGGADHVRAAQLRGLSPDQVLVLVNGKRRHHTALVNTDSKIGKGTTPVDFNSIPVSAIKRIEVLRDGAGALYGSDAVAGVINVILDNGGDGGEIEASYGANHTDLKPIGRTLTDGQAGNLSAKVGTALGEDGGFLRVGLEYKKRNGTNRAGFDLIPPWDQTEANLALQGKRNYVLGDGASKDINLWLNTEIPVGKTATFYAFGTFNQRDTEGANYFRYPDGDANWKEVYPNGYRPISEGENRDVQAVAGLRGQWGEWSYDGSLDYGQNDFTYRLRDSLNASLGPTSPTRFKTADYQYAQTVGNLDLSRVFSQSDSISHTLGLGAEVRHERYQTRPGDPSSYAAGPYTDRPTGSQAGGGLTPQDAATLSRDVASAYASLSSQFGEKFSTDLAARYEHNDDFGGELTGKLGLRYAFTPAFALRGAISNNFRAPSLAQIGYESTSTGYNAAGQLVQGRLLSVNNPIARGLGAQGLKPEKSLNTSLGFTSRIGEHFDLSLDFFQIDIDDRIALSESITGDALTDYVATNYGVSGLQSASFFVNAADTRTRGAELVGNWRQSLGDGQLLLTGTYAYTRTTLKNVLATPAQLQALDPDYVLFGIEETNTLTDATPRTRGSFSASWSNDRWSLSSRVNRYGSVTRVFNFGDGYIPRQTYQAEWQLDAEVEYRISPQWSVAIGGQNLTDNYPDRSNEDIHYFGNLPYDVLSPIGSNGAYYYGRVRYTF, encoded by the coding sequence ATGTCCGTCCGCCTGCCCGCGTCGCCGCTCGGCGTCGCCATCGCCCTCGTGCTTTCCTCCACCGCCGTCCCGGTCCTGGCCCAGGACGCCACCAACCTCGACACCGTGATCGTCACCGGCACCCGTGCCGCCGACCGCACCGTGCTCGAATCCACCTCGCCGGTGGATGTGCTCAGTGCCGAGGACATCCGCAAGGCCGGCGTGGTCAACGGCGAGCTGGGCAGTGCGCTGCAGGCATTGCTGCCGTCGTTCAATTTCCCGCGCCAGTCCAACTCCGGCGGCGCCGACCATGTGCGCGCGGCGCAGCTGCGTGGCCTGTCGCCAGACCAGGTGCTGGTACTGGTCAACGGCAAGCGCCGCCACCACACCGCGCTGGTCAACACCGACAGCAAGATCGGCAAGGGCACCACCCCGGTCGACTTCAATTCGATCCCGGTCAGCGCCATCAAGCGCATCGAAGTGCTGCGCGACGGTGCCGGCGCGCTGTACGGCTCCGATGCGGTGGCCGGCGTGATCAACGTGATCCTGGACAACGGCGGCGACGGTGGCGAGATCGAAGCCAGCTACGGCGCCAACCACACCGATCTGAAGCCGATCGGGCGCACCCTGACCGATGGCCAGGCCGGCAACCTCAGCGCCAAGGTCGGCACCGCGCTGGGTGAGGACGGCGGCTTCCTGCGCGTGGGCCTGGAGTACAAGAAGCGCAATGGCACCAACCGCGCCGGCTTCGACCTGATTCCGCCGTGGGACCAGACCGAGGCCAATCTGGCCCTGCAGGGCAAGCGCAACTATGTGCTCGGTGATGGGGCCAGCAAGGACATCAACCTGTGGCTGAACACCGAAATCCCGGTCGGCAAGACCGCCACGTTCTACGCGTTCGGCACCTTCAACCAGCGGGATACCGAAGGCGCGAACTACTTCCGCTATCCCGATGGCGATGCCAACTGGAAGGAGGTCTATCCCAACGGTTACCGGCCGATCTCCGAAGGCGAGAACCGCGATGTGCAGGCCGTGGCCGGCCTGCGCGGCCAATGGGGCGAGTGGAGCTATGACGGCAGCCTGGATTACGGCCAGAACGACTTCACCTACCGCCTGCGGGATTCGCTCAACGCCTCGCTGGGCCCGACCAGCCCGACCCGCTTCAAGACCGCTGATTACCAGTACGCACAGACGGTGGGCAACCTCGACCTGAGCCGCGTGTTCTCGCAGAGCGACAGCATCAGCCACACCCTGGGACTGGGCGCGGAAGTGCGCCACGAGCGCTACCAGACCCGTCCGGGTGATCCGTCCAGCTATGCGGCCGGCCCGTACACCGATCGCCCGACCGGCTCGCAGGCCGGCGGTGGCCTGACCCCGCAGGATGCGGCCACCCTGTCGCGCGATGTGGCCAGTGCCTACGCCAGCCTGTCCAGCCAGTTCGGCGAGAAATTCTCCACCGATCTGGCCGCGCGCTACGAGCACAACGACGATTTCGGTGGCGAGCTGACCGGCAAGCTGGGCCTGCGCTACGCGTTCACCCCGGCCTTCGCGCTGCGCGGTGCCATCTCCAACAACTTCCGCGCACCGTCGCTGGCGCAGATCGGTTACGAATCCACCTCCACCGGCTACAACGCCGCCGGCCAGCTGGTGCAGGGTCGCCTGCTGTCGGTGAACAATCCCATTGCCCGTGGCCTGGGCGCGCAGGGCCTGAAGCCGGAAAAATCGCTGAACACCTCGCTGGGCTTCACCAGCCGCATCGGCGAACACTTCGACCTGTCGCTGGACTTCTTCCAGATCGACATCGACGACCGCATCGCGCTGTCGGAGAGCATCACCGGCGATGCACTGACCGATTACGTGGCGACCAACTACGGCGTCAGCGGCCTGCAGAGCGCCAGTTTCTTCGTCAACGCCGCCGACACCCGCACCCGCGGTGCCGAACTGGTGGGCAACTGGCGCCAGTCGCTGGGCGATGGCCAGCTGCTGCTGACCGGCACCTATGCGTATACCAGGACCACACTGAAGAACGTGCTGGCCACGCCCGCGCAGCTGCAGGCGCTCGACCCGGACTACGTGCTGTTCGGCATCGAAGAGACCAATACCCTCACCGATGCCACCCCGCGCACCCGCGGCAGTTTCTCGGCCAGCTGGAGCAACGACCGCTGGTCGCTGAGCAGCCGCGTGAACCGCTACGGCAGCGTCACCCGCGTGTTCAACTTCGGCGATGGCTACATCCCGCGCCAGACCTACCAGGCCGAGTGGCAGCTGGATGCCGAAGTGGAATACCGGATCAGCCCGCAGTGGAGCGTGGCCATCGGCGGACAGAACCTGACCGAC